The DNA window GAGATCAGTTTGAAAACTTTAGCAGAAATCAATTTTCCGActtaataatagaaaaatttaaCGAAATAGATTTTGCATTAAAAAGCATAGACCCTATCAGACGTCATAAACGTTGGGATAGCTTAGGCACAGTTTGGAAATTTATAGCTGGCAGTCCAGATGCCAATGATTTGAGAATCATCAATTCGAccataaataatttaattatgaACAATAATGAGCAGATCAGGATTAACCGTGAGATAAACCTACAATTGAAGGAAGCAATGTTTGAAACGAAAAATGCAACCAATCTGTTTAACACAAGATCAGCCGAAACTTATTCCactaagattttttttcatttaaactaCTTATCAAAGAAATTGAACCAGATAATTGATACAATCTTGTTAGCTAAATTAGGAATAGTAAACGAAAAAATTCTGAGCCAacgtgaaattgatattttaatcaatgATTTAGCTAGGGAAAATATAACGGTTCATACTGCTCTGGAGGGAATGAATTATGCGACGACATCAGTGGCAACGAACAGTTTGGAAATTGCACTCATAATAAAAATGCCAAAACTCGACCCGAGAATATTCAACAAAATACGTCTATACCCAATCATTcacaaaaataagcaaattcatATAGATCATCGATTTTATCTAACTCACAAAGACGAGATTTACTCCATAAACTCAGTCGAACCTACTATATTCGACGCAAACGAAATCAAATTGGACAATTCAACCTGCATACCGCAGCTATTGAAAGGAGAACAGGCAACTTGTAATTTTACCACCAACCCAGTTGAAGAAGAAGTTATTTTTCTAGACAACCAACACTTGTTCATAAAcactatgaaaaatttcacccttTCATCAAATTGTGGCCTAACAAACAGAAACCTGACCGGAGCATTCATCGTTTTCTTCAGAAATTGTCAGTTATACATCAATAATGTTTTATATAGCTCAAGAGTGAAAACCTTACCGGGAAACCCAATACAACTACCCCTAGACGGAATCGATGTGAATATGCATCAAGAGATTCTAAACATCAGCCTGGACCATTTACATAAACTCCATCTGGAAACGAGGAAGGAGCTGGATGTTATCCGGCTATCAACGAACAGTATAAAGTGGCCAACATTATCCATTTTCGGGGGAATTATGTCCCTACTTAGCTTAATCGGTATAGCATTTCTCCTTAGATTTCTCATCCATAGATCAGCTACCATAAACATACAACCTGCAACCAGGACCACAACAGTCGAAGATCCAGTACCAGACATCCAACCTAACATTAGACGTTTGACAATC is part of the Topomyia yanbarensis strain Yona2022 chromosome 1, ASM3024719v1, whole genome shotgun sequence genome and encodes:
- the LOC131676002 gene encoding uncharacterized protein LOC131676002, whose translation is MREKDIEKTAFAINNGKYEFTRMPFGLKNAPAIFQRAIDDVLRDHIGKICYVYIDDVILRFRLLLLLCIQPDQLQSTQDVTLDLRDVGRQPVVIFDQGEARIKLDHTYYIHHFNLTTIRMQVKSLRDQFENFSRNQFSDLIIEKFNEIDFALKSIDPIRRHKRWDSLGTVWKFIAGSPDANDLRIINSTINNLIMNNNEQIRINREINLQLKEAMFETKNATNLFNTRSAETYSTKIFFHLNYLSKKLNQIIDTILLAKLGIVNEKILSQREIDILINDLARENITVHTALEGMNYATTSVATNSLEIALIIKMPKLDPRIFNKIRLYPIIHKNKQIHIDHRFYLTHKDEIYSINSVEPTIFDANEIKLDNSTCIPQLLKGEQATCNFTTNPVEEEVIFLDNQHLFINTMKNFTLSSNCGLTNRNLTGAFIVFFRNCQLYINNVLYSSRVKTLPGNPIQLPLDGIDVNMHQEILNISLDHLHKLHLETRKELDVIRLSTNSIKWPTLSIFGGIMSLLSLIGIAFLLRFLIHRSATINIQPATRTTTVEDPRSDSYGTSSLRKDELTMKPRDSGADVEVPRDNRQTSQSPS